A segment of the Filifactor alocis ATCC 35896 genome:
AAAAAATCAATCCCTTCTCGAGGTAAAGCTGAGTTTGTAGCTGTAACCAACACAACAGTATCTCCACAACTTACCAAACATGCCCCATTCGCCAATTCGGCAACCTTTCCTATTTCTATCTTAAGTTGTCTATTTCCCAATGGCATTTCAAAGATTTTACTCATTATAGTACTCCTTTTCAAAACAATTTTATTATCATCACTGTTATCAAAATAATTTTCAACAATAAAAAAGTCAAATAATTGCAATCACTTCTATTATTTTACAATACATTTAAAAAAAGAGCAGGACTAACCCTACTCTTTTTATCTCACTATTTTCTCAATCCTAATCGTTTAATTAGAGAGTTATATCTTTCCAAATCTTTTGATTTTAGATATTTAAGAAGATTTCTTCTTGTTCCTACCATTTTGAACAAACCTCTTCTTGAATGAGAATCTTTTGGATGCACTTTTAAATGGTCATTTAATTCCAAAATTCTTCCTGTCAAAACTGCAATTTGAACTTCCGGAGACCCTGTATCTCCTTCGTGTACCGCATACTCTTTAATAATTTCAGTCTTTCTTTCTGCTGTCATTTTATTTCCTCCTAAAATTTTTATACTCCACCAAGTTACAAAGAATACGTTGGAGTGTCGAATTCCTCGTAAAGGTGCTTGCAACTGTCTGTATGATACCACAAACTTGTAGTTTCGTAAATACTTTATTTAGTATTTATTAATTTGGTTTCTATGATTGTCAAACATATGTGACAAAAACATCCGTTTTAAATCTAAGCTATACTCTTAAAATATTTATAATTAATAAAATATGAATTCCAATATATCGTATTTTAAGATTTAATACTTTTCATCATGCTGTTTTCTAATCAATATTTCGTCTTTTGAAATTTGATTTTTCAGCTCCTCTAAGGAATTGAATTTCATCTCATCTCTAATTTTACTGATAAAACGCACTGTAATTTCTTCTCCATAAATTTCTTTTTCAAAATCCAAAATATGAACTTCTAACGAAATTCTATTATTTAACAAAGAGATAGTAGGATTATATCCTACACTTGTTGCGCCAATATAATGTTTACCATGATATTCAACTATTGTATTATATACTCCTAATGCAGGTAATACAGTATGTTCATCATAACTTATATTTGCTGTAGGAAATCCTAACTTTCTGCCATTTTCTTTTCCATGAATCACTTCTCCCGTAATAGCAAACATTCTTCCAAGATATTCCTTTGCTACATCTACTTTACCTTTTTTAATCAATTGTCTGATATATGAACTTGAAATCCGAACTCCATCCTCAAAAAACAAAGGAATAATTTCAACTGTCAATCCTAATTGACTCCCCACACTCTGAATACACTCAGCAGAACCTTCTCTACCTTTACCAAAATGAGCATCTTCTCCTAGTACAAGATATTTCGTGTGCAATTTATCAATCAGTATTTCTTGAATAAAATCATT
Coding sequences within it:
- the rpsO gene encoding 30S ribosomal protein S15, yielding MTAERKTEIIKEYAVHEGDTGSPEVQIAVLTGRILELNDHLKVHPKDSHSRRGLFKMVGTRRNLLKYLKSKDLERYNSLIKRLGLRK
- a CDS encoding bifunctional riboflavin kinase/FAD synthetase: MSFKSYMNSIAISEETVVTIGNFDGLHRGHLKLMERTLEISKQKNLKSVVFTYENHPLEYVLKKKVEKLFTNRERDAKLKELGIDTILSVPFDEEIMGMSTNDFIQEILIDKLHTKYLVLGEDAHFGKGREGSAECIQSVGSQLGLTVEIIPLFFEDGVRISSSYIRQLIKKGKVDVAKEYLGRMFAITGEVIHGKENGRKLGFPTANISYDEHTVLPALGVYNTIVEYHGKHYIGATSVGYNPTISLLNNRISLEVHILDFEKEIYGEEITVRFISKIRDEMKFNSLEELKNQISKDEILIRKQHDEKY